One Vespula pensylvanica isolate Volc-1 chromosome 1, ASM1446617v1, whole genome shotgun sequence genomic region harbors:
- the LOC122634686 gene encoding cilia- and flagella-associated protein 251-like, with protein MLTATTNGFVLVCNHVNTVEGAAEEDANIKKKHIKSIKLQTCNITVILNYEGMIVTGNSNGRITFYDNELKLLYWCENRELESIRSISFDLCSKLLGPVYTISETDSKLGMT; from the exons ATGTTAACGGCAACAACCAATG GTTTTGTATTGGTATGTAACCACGTTAACACCGTCGAGGGTGCTGCAGAAGAAGAcgcaaatattaaaaagaaacatatcaaatcaataaaattacaaacttGTAATATCACTGTAATTCTTAATTATGAAGG aATGATTGTTACTGGCAATTCTAATGGACGAATTACTTTTTACGATAATGAATTAAAACTTTTGTATTGGTGTGAAAATCGTGAATTGGAATCCATTCGATCGATCAGTTTCGATCTATGCTCTAAATTACTTGGCCCTGTATACACTATCAGTGAAACAGATAGTAAGCTTGGCATGACATAA
- the LOC122632267 gene encoding cilia- and flagella-associated protein 251-like — translation MDKKLSYLTVNIEPIPKYYYDHKNSIYVATDATLQRSRFITRNTFVSTTKGTIALLDIANLKCKFISKHSAAYITSLDAHPESTYLITGNRESILNLYDYEKCSLIISRKVPDLPNLETILNYQTKKNQIIYISCPQIHESLAAITALKYSPTSDLLICGMENGTLWVLHPLTLELLDEFPYKHSSQSIRNVAFTKCSTYMAYSDDALCIVVFKKNNSKSLNETNIWNLIGKCHSHCLPIRQVLFGPSVKGNSVPRLFSLGEDKDLIEYDLEVSGPYPDPGLKILQIDRIESKATPLYMEWYPKFGAETLFVISNSEVIYDVKIERIIYIYIYIYIYILQFQHNI, via the exons atggataaaaaattatcatatttaactGTAAATATAGAACCTATTCCGAAATATTACTATGatcataaaaattcaatatacgTAGCTACCGACGCAACCCTACAACGTTCTAGGTTCATCACTAGGAATACTTTTGTAT CTACAACGAAAGGTACAATTGCTTTATTAGATATTGCaaatttaaaatgtaaattcatTTCGAAACATTCTGCTGCCTATATAACGAGTTTAGATGCACATCCGGAAAG TACTTATCTTATCACgggaaatagagaaagtattttaaatttatacgaCTATGAGAAATGTAGTTTGATTATATCTAGAAAGGTTCCAGATCTACCAAATTTAGAGACAATCCTTAATtatcaaacgaaaaagaatcaaataatttatatcagcTGTCCACAAATACACGAAAGTTTGGCTGCCATTACTGCTCTCAAATATTCTCCAACAT CTGATTTACTCATCTGTGGTATGGAAAATGGCACTTTATGGGTATTACATCCACTAACATTGGAATTGTTAGATGAATTTCCTTACAAGCATTCGTCTCAATCTATTCGTAATGTTGCCTTTACCAAATGTTCGACTTACATGGCTTATTCC gatGATGCTCTATGTATCGTAGtgttcaaaaaaaataattcaaagtcCCTAAATGAAACTAACATTTGGAATTTAATTGGAAAATGTCATTCGCATTGTTTACCTATCAGACAAGTATTATTTGGACCTTCTGTTAAAGGCAATTCAGTTCCTCGACTTTTCTCTTTAGGAGAAGACAAAGATCTTATTGAATATGATTTAGAAGTTag tGGACCATATCCGGATCcaggattaaaaattttacagatcgatcgaattgaaTCAAAAGCAACTCCTTTGTACATGGAATGGTATCCGAAATTCGGAGCTGAAACTCTTTTTGTGATATCGAATTCTGAAGTAATTTATGACGTGAAAATTGAacgaatcatatatatatatatatatatatatatctacattttaCAATTTCAGCACAA TATTTGA